One genomic region from Panthera tigris isolate Pti1 chromosome D1, P.tigris_Pti1_mat1.1, whole genome shotgun sequence encodes:
- the CREBZF gene encoding CREB/ATF bZIP transcription factor isoform X2 — MRHSLTKLLAASGSDSPTRSESPAPAATCLLPPDLTRAAAAAAAAAEEEETAAAGSPGRKQPRGDEGELEAGRGGRGGVAVRAPSPEEMEEEAIASVPGEETEDMDFLSGLELADLLDPRQPDWHLEPGLSSPGPLSSSGGGSDSGGLWRGDDDDEAAAAEMQRFSDLLQRLLNGIGGCSSGSDSGSGEKRRRKSPGGGAGSSGSDNNQAATKSPRKAAAAAARLNRLKKKEYVMGLESRVRGLAAENQELRAENRELGKRVQALQEESRYLRAVLANETGLARLLSRLSGVGLRLTTSLFRDSPAGDHDYALPVGKQQQDLLEEDDSAGGVCLHVDKDKVSVEFCSACARKASSSLKM; from the coding sequence ATGAGGCATAGCCTGACCAAACTGCTGGCGGCCTCAGGCAGCGACTCCCCAACCCGCAGCGAGAGTCCGGCGCCGGCCGCGACCTGCTTGCTGCCCCCGGACCTGAcccgggcggcggcggctgcagcggcggcggcggaggaggaAGAGACGGCGGCGGCCGGATCTCCCGGCCGCAAGCAGCCGCGCGGCGACGAGGGCGAGTTGGAGGCCGGGAGGGGGGGCCGCGGCGGCGTGGCCGTGCGCGCGCCCTCGCCcgaggagatggaggaggaggcgATCGCCAGCGTCCCCGGGGAGGAGACGGAGGACATGGACTTTCTGTCCGGGCTGGAACTGGCAGATCTTTTGGACCCCCGGCAACCGGACTGGCACCTGGAGCCCGGACTCAGCTCGCCCGGGCCTCTCTCGTCGTCCGGCGGAGGCTCGGATAGCGGCGGTCTGTGGAGAGGGGACGACGACGACGAGGCCGCGGCTGCCGAGATGCAGCGCTTTTCTGACCTGCTGCAGAGGCTCTTAAACGGCATCGGAGGCTGCAGCAGCGGCAGTGACAGTGGCAGCGGcgaaaagaggaggagaaagtccCCAGGAGGAGGCGCGGGCAGCAGCGGCAGCGACAACAACCAGGCGGCGACAAAGAGTCCCCGGaaggcggcggcggctgctgccCGTCTCAATCGGCTGAAGAAGAAGGAGTACGTGATGGGGCTGGAAAGTCGAGTCCGGGGTCTGGCAGCCGAGAACCAGGAGCTGCGGGCCGAGAATCGGGAGCTGGGCAAGCGCGTGCAGGCACTGCAGGAGGAGAGTCGATACCTACGGGCCGTCTTAGCCAACGAGACCGGACTGGCTCGCTTGCTGAGCCGGCTGAGCGGCGTGGGACTGCGGCTGACCACCTCGCTCTTCAGAGACTCGCCCGCCGGTGACCATGACTACGCTCTGCCCGTGGGAAAGCAGCAGCAGGACCTACTGGAAGAGGACGACTCGGCGGGAGGAGTGTGTCTTCATGTGGACAAGGATAAGGTGTCGGTGGAGTTCTGCTCGGCGTGCGCCCGGAAGGCGTCGTCTTCTCTTAAAATGTAG
- the CREBZF gene encoding CREB/ATF bZIP transcription factor isoform X1 produces the protein MRHSLTKLLAASGSDSPTRSESPAPAATCLLPPDLTRAAAAAAAAAEEEETAAAGSPGRKQPRGDEGELEAGRGGRGGVAVRAPSPEEMEEEAIASVPGEETEDMDFLSGLELADLLDPRQPDWHLEPGLSSPGPLSSSGGGSDSGGLWRGDDDDEAAAAEMQRFSDLLQRLLNGIGGCSSGSDSGSGEKRRRKSPGGGAGSSGSDNNQAATKSPRKAAAAAARLNRLKKKEYVMGLESRVRGLAAENQELRAENRELGKRVQALQEESRYLRAVLANETGLARLLSRLSGVGLRLTTSLFRDSPAGDHDYALPVGKQQQDLLEEDDSAGGVCLHVDKDKVSVEFCSACARKASSSLKIFFFR, from the exons ATGAGGCATAGCCTGACCAAACTGCTGGCGGCCTCAGGCAGCGACTCCCCAACCCGCAGCGAGAGTCCGGCGCCGGCCGCGACCTGCTTGCTGCCCCCGGACCTGAcccgggcggcggcggctgcagcggcggcggcggaggaggaAGAGACGGCGGCGGCCGGATCTCCCGGCCGCAAGCAGCCGCGCGGCGACGAGGGCGAGTTGGAGGCCGGGAGGGGGGGCCGCGGCGGCGTGGCCGTGCGCGCGCCCTCGCCcgaggagatggaggaggaggcgATCGCCAGCGTCCCCGGGGAGGAGACGGAGGACATGGACTTTCTGTCCGGGCTGGAACTGGCAGATCTTTTGGACCCCCGGCAACCGGACTGGCACCTGGAGCCCGGACTCAGCTCGCCCGGGCCTCTCTCGTCGTCCGGCGGAGGCTCGGATAGCGGCGGTCTGTGGAGAGGGGACGACGACGACGAGGCCGCGGCTGCCGAGATGCAGCGCTTTTCTGACCTGCTGCAGAGGCTCTTAAACGGCATCGGAGGCTGCAGCAGCGGCAGTGACAGTGGCAGCGGcgaaaagaggaggagaaagtccCCAGGAGGAGGCGCGGGCAGCAGCGGCAGCGACAACAACCAGGCGGCGACAAAGAGTCCCCGGaaggcggcggcggctgctgccCGTCTCAATCGGCTGAAGAAGAAGGAGTACGTGATGGGGCTGGAAAGTCGAGTCCGGGGTCTGGCAGCCGAGAACCAGGAGCTGCGGGCCGAGAATCGGGAGCTGGGCAAGCGCGTGCAGGCACTGCAGGAGGAGAGTCGATACCTACGGGCCGTCTTAGCCAACGAGACCGGACTGGCTCGCTTGCTGAGCCGGCTGAGCGGCGTGGGACTGCGGCTGACCACCTCGCTCTTCAGAGACTCGCCCGCCGGTGACCATGACTACGCTCTGCCCGTGGGAAAGCAGCAGCAGGACCTACTGGAAGAGGACGACTCGGCGGGAGGAGTGTGTCTTCATGTGGACAAGGATAAGGTGTCGGTGGAGTTCTGCTCGGCGTGCGCCCGGAAGGCGTCGTCTTCTCTTAAAAT TTTCTTTTTTAGGTGA